The Cyclopterus lumpus isolate fCycLum1 chromosome 12, fCycLum1.pri, whole genome shotgun sequence genome window below encodes:
- the kcmf1 gene encoding E3 ubiquitin-protein ligase KCMF1 isoform X2 yields MQCILTRVDYDLYYGGDTFSVEQPQSFTCPYCGKMGYTETSLQEHVTSEHAETSTEVICPICAALPGGDPNHVTDDFTAHLTLEHRAPRDLDESSSVRHVRRMFHPGRGLGGPRARRTNMHFTSGSTGGLSSSSSQSSTYTPSNREAMDPIAELLSQLSGVRRAAGGQINSSGPSASQLQQLQMQLQLERQQAQAARQQVETGRHATRRSNNQGNSGNAIPPPNTATANTASVGENNPSSSSHSSQFLLARLNDPKMSEAERQFLEGERADRSLFVQELLLSTLMHEESSSSDEEERRDFADFGAMGCVDIMPLDVALENLQLRERSFMGKGPPPPPL; encoded by the exons ATGCAGTGTATATTAACCAGGGTAGACTATG ACTTGTATTATGGAGGAGACACTTTTTCAGTAGAGCAACCCCAGTCATTCACATGTCCTTACTGTGGGAAGATGGGCTACACAGAGACGTCCCTACAGGAGCATGTCACTTCAGAACATGCAGAGACTTCCACAGAGGTG ATCTGTCCAATATGTGCTGCCTTGCCAGGAGGGGATCCCAACCACGTCACAGATGACTTCACAGCTCACCTCACACTTGAACACAGAGCGCCAAGAGATTTA GATGAGTCCAGCAGTGTCCGACATGTACGCAGGATGTTCCACCCTGGACGAGGACTGGGGGGTCCCAGAGCGCGACGGACAAATATGCACTTTACTAGCGGCTCCACGGGGGGactctcatcctcctcatcacaGAGCTCCACTTACACCCCCAGTAACAGAGAGGCAATGGACCCAATTGCAG AGTTGTTATCTCAGCTGTCAGGCGTGCGGCGTGCGGCCGGGGGCCAAATAAACTCATCGGGGCCTTCAGCCTCacagctccagcagctccagaTGCAACTGCAGTTGGAGCGGCAGCAGGCTCAGGCAGCGCGGCAGCAGGTGGAGACGGGCCGCCACGCGACACGGCGCAGCAACAACCAAGGCAACTCTGGCAACGCCATCCCTCCACCCAACACAGCAACTGCCAACACCGCCAGTGTGGGTGAAAACAatccctcatcctcatcccaCAGCTCCCAGTTCTTATTAGCACG GTTGAATGACCCTAAGATGTCCGAAGCGGAGCGGCAGTTTCTAGAAGGAGAGCGCGCAGACCGCAGCCTGTTTGTCCAGGAGCTGCTTTTGTCCACGCTGATGCACGAGGAGAGCTCTTCTTCTGACGAGGAGGAGCGCCGAGACTTCGCCGACTTCGGAGCCATGGGCTGCGTGGATATCATGCCTTTAGACGTGGCGTTGGAGAACCTCCAGCTTAGGGAGCGCAGCTTTATGGGGAAGGGGCCTCCTCCACCGCCTCTTTGA
- the ntrk2b gene encoding neurotrophic tyrosine kinase, receptor, type 2b yields MDSSVGEYGMARLGLFLVLMGLWRFSDACPASCTCSISRIVCIDSVPGIEDFPVLPLDDMENITEIYITNQNRLFDINDNSLRHYINLRNLTVMRTRLTSISSDAFFNNTRLQYVNLRDNNLSTLSWRIFQNFNSTYPLLLSGNPLDCVCENLWIKLRLLEETDSPELTCIDDRGAPRAFATLTPPDCVIPKVEVTPKTVTMMQGTNVKAVCSASGSPPPEILWNLDWLSTHHEIEPSDTESSITLSKLSSDDNDKVIICSAENMVGQSEATLQLNILFAPTVQQLLEPERDHHWCIPFSVKGNPKPKLQWYQENVALLEHEHMRTRFHMSTKSVYHGCLQLVNPTHINNGVYRLVAKNKYGRDEKEVTAQFIDPPYINHTGVFSQFFYFYLFFPDSPPLDDSVAVYVVVGIAGVALTGCVLMVIILKYGRNSKFGIKGSSSVISNDDDSASPLHHVSNGNNTPSSSEMGPDAVIIGMTKIPVIENPQYFRNSGSMLKSDTFVQHIKRHNIVLKRELGEGAFGKVFLAECYNLTPDQEKLHVAVKTLKEANESGRADFYREAELLTNLQHEHIVTFYGVCVESDPLIMVFEYMKHGDLNKFLRSHGPDAVLMSDGQHSILVELTQSQMLHIAQQIAAGMVYLASQHFVHRDLATRNCLVGENLLVKIGDFGMSRDVYSTDYYRVGGHTMLPIRWMPPESIMYRRFTTESDVWSLGVVLWEIFTYGKQPWYQLSNNEVIECITQGRVLQRPRSCPKEVYDLMLGCWQREPYMRLNIKEIHSMLQSLAKASPVYLDILG; encoded by the exons ATGGACTCCAGCGTGGGGGAATATGGCATGGCTCGTCTTggattgtttttggttttgatgGGGCTGTGGAGATTTAGCGATGCTTGCCCCGCATCCTGCACTTGCAGCATCTCAAGGATTGTTTGTATTGATTCTGTACCGGGGATCGAGGATTTCCCTGTCCTCCCGTTAGATGACATGGAAAACATCACCGAGAT ATACATTACGAATCAAAACAGACTGTTTGACATCAATGACAACAGTCTGAGGCACTACATAAACCTCAGAAACCT AACAGTGATGAGGACAAGACTGACGTCTATATCGTCAGATGCATTTTTCAACAACACAAGACTCCAATATGt AAATCTCCGAGACAATAACCTATCAACACTGTCATGGAGAATATTTCAGAACTTTAACTCAACATACCC GCTCCTGCTGTCCGGTAACCCTCTGGATTGTGTTTGTGAGAACTTGTGGATCAAACTGAGGCTCCTTGAAGAAACCGACAGTCCAGAGCTGACATGCATAGACGACCGAGGAGCGCCGAGAGCCTTTGCTACGCTCACTCCACCAGACTGTG TGATTCCCAAAGTAGAGGTCACCCCGAAAACCGTGACGATGATGCAGGGGACTAATGTCAAAGCTGTGTGCAGCGCCTCGGGCTCCCCTCCTCCTGAGATACTGTGGAACCTCGATTGGCTCTCCACCCACCACGAG ATCGAACCTTCGGATACGGAGAGCAGCATCACCTTGTCGAAGCTGTCTTCCGACGATAACGACAAGGTGATCATCTGCAGCGCCGAGAACATGGTCGGTCAGAGCGAGGCCACCTTGCAGCTCAACATTCTCT TTGCCCCCACCgtccagcagctgctggagcCGGAGCGGGACCACCACTGGTGCATCCCATTCAGCGTGAAGGGGAACCCCAAGCCCAAGCTGCAGTGGTACCAAGAGAACGTGGCTCTGCTGGAGCACGAGCACATGCGCACCAGGTTCCACATGTCCACCAAGAGCGTGTACCACGGCTGCCTGCAGCTGGTCAACCCCACGCACATCAATAACGGCGTTTACAGGCTGGTGGCGAAGAATAAGTACGGCCGGGACGAGAAGGAGGTCACTGCCCAGTTCATCGACCCGCCTTACATCAACCACACAGGTGTCTTTTCACAGTTC ttttatttttatcttttttttccagactcTCCTCCGCTGGACGACAGTGTTGCA GTGTATGTTGTTGTGGGAATCGCAGGAGTTGCCTTGACTGGCTGCGTTCTGATGGTGATCATTCTGAAATATGGAAGAAACTCCAAGTTTGGTATTAAAG GCTCCTCCTCAGTCATCAGTAATGACGATGACTCTGCCAGCCCTCTTCATCACGTCTCCAATGGCAACAACACCCCGTCGTCCTCGGAGATGGGTCCAGACGCGGTGATCATCGGGATGACAAAGATTCCTGTCATTGAGAACCCTCAGTACTTCCGTAACTCCGGCAGCATGCTGAAATCTGACACGT TTGTGCAGCACATCAAGAGACACAACATTGTGCTGAAGCGGGAGCTGGGAGAGGGAGCCTTCGGGAAGGTGTTTCTGGCCGAGTGCTACAACCTGACACCGGACCAGGAGAAGCTCCACGTGGCCGTCAAG ACTCTGAAAGAGGCCAACGAGAGCGGCCGGGCGGACTTCTACCGAGAGGCCGAGCTCCTCACCAACCTGCAACATGAACACATCGTCACTTTCTACGGCGTGTGTGTGGAGAGCGACCCGCTCATCATGGTGTTCGAATATATGAAACACGGGGACCTGAACAAGTTCCTCAG GTCCCACGGTCCTGATGCGGTGCTCATGTCAGACGGTCAACACAGCATCCTGGTGGAGCTCACCCAGTCCCAGATGCTGCACATTGCCCAACAGATTGCGGCCGGCATGGTCTACCTGGCCTCTCAGCACTTTGTCCACAGAGACCTGGCAACCAGGAACTGCCTGGTAGGAGAGAACCTGCTGGTGAAGATCGGCGACTTCGGCATGTCCAGAGATGTTTACAGCACAGACTACTACAGA gtgggcgGTCATACGATGCTGCCGATCCGCTGGATGCCTCCAGAGAGCATCATGTACCGGCGGTTCACCACAGAGAGTGACGTGTGGAGCCTCGGCGTGGTGCTGTGGGAGATCTTCACCTACGGCAAGCAGCCGTGGTACCAGCTGTCCAACAATGAG GTGATCGAGTGCATCACGCAGGGCCGCGTGCTGCAGAGGCCCCGCTCCTGTCCCAAAGAGGTGTACGACCTGATGCTGGGCTGCTGGCAGAGGGAGCCCTACATGAGGCTGAACATCAAGGAGATCCACAGCATGCTCCAGAGCCTGGCCAAGGCCTCACCCGTGTACCTGGACATACTGGGCTGA
- the kcmf1 gene encoding E3 ubiquitin-protein ligase KCMF1 isoform X1, producing the protein MSRHEGVSCDACLKGNFRGRRFKCLICYDYDLCASCYESGATTTRHTTEHPMQCILTRVDYDLYYGGDTFSVEQPQSFTCPYCGKMGYTETSLQEHVTSEHAETSTEVICPICAALPGGDPNHVTDDFTAHLTLEHRAPRDLDESSSVRHVRRMFHPGRGLGGPRARRTNMHFTSGSTGGLSSSSSQSSTYTPSNREAMDPIAELLSQLSGVRRAAGGQINSSGPSASQLQQLQMQLQLERQQAQAARQQVETGRHATRRSNNQGNSGNAIPPPNTATANTASVGENNPSSSSHSSQFLLARLNDPKMSEAERQFLEGERADRSLFVQELLLSTLMHEESSSSDEEERRDFADFGAMGCVDIMPLDVALENLQLRERSFMGKGPPPPPL; encoded by the exons GTGTGAGCTGTGATGCGTGTTTAAAAGGGAACTTTAGAGGAAGACGGTTCAAGTGTTTAATTTGCTACGACTACGACCTGTGTGCGTCGTGCTACGAGAGCGGagccacaacaacaagacacacCACAGAGCACCCCATGCAGTGTATATTAACCAGGGTAGACTATG ACTTGTATTATGGAGGAGACACTTTTTCAGTAGAGCAACCCCAGTCATTCACATGTCCTTACTGTGGGAAGATGGGCTACACAGAGACGTCCCTACAGGAGCATGTCACTTCAGAACATGCAGAGACTTCCACAGAGGTG ATCTGTCCAATATGTGCTGCCTTGCCAGGAGGGGATCCCAACCACGTCACAGATGACTTCACAGCTCACCTCACACTTGAACACAGAGCGCCAAGAGATTTA GATGAGTCCAGCAGTGTCCGACATGTACGCAGGATGTTCCACCCTGGACGAGGACTGGGGGGTCCCAGAGCGCGACGGACAAATATGCACTTTACTAGCGGCTCCACGGGGGGactctcatcctcctcatcacaGAGCTCCACTTACACCCCCAGTAACAGAGAGGCAATGGACCCAATTGCAG AGTTGTTATCTCAGCTGTCAGGCGTGCGGCGTGCGGCCGGGGGCCAAATAAACTCATCGGGGCCTTCAGCCTCacagctccagcagctccagaTGCAACTGCAGTTGGAGCGGCAGCAGGCTCAGGCAGCGCGGCAGCAGGTGGAGACGGGCCGCCACGCGACACGGCGCAGCAACAACCAAGGCAACTCTGGCAACGCCATCCCTCCACCCAACACAGCAACTGCCAACACCGCCAGTGTGGGTGAAAACAatccctcatcctcatcccaCAGCTCCCAGTTCTTATTAGCACG GTTGAATGACCCTAAGATGTCCGAAGCGGAGCGGCAGTTTCTAGAAGGAGAGCGCGCAGACCGCAGCCTGTTTGTCCAGGAGCTGCTTTTGTCCACGCTGATGCACGAGGAGAGCTCTTCTTCTGACGAGGAGGAGCGCCGAGACTTCGCCGACTTCGGAGCCATGGGCTGCGTGGATATCATGCCTTTAGACGTGGCGTTGGAGAACCTCCAGCTTAGGGAGCGCAGCTTTATGGGGAAGGGGCCTCCTCCACCGCCTCTTTGA